The proteins below come from a single Ruegeria sp. THAF33 genomic window:
- the nudC gene encoding NAD(+) diphosphatase has translation MKNAEQVTFGGSGLHRAAHLRGDSEKLSEMARDPAARCILLWRGKLLVVGAALDQLALTQMTHPLVSDGPGGVIEAPVFLGLSAEGAPLFAADISAWAAEGLDLTGLGEFVDRSEQQHPDLPEGHVFAELRRIMARLSPRDAELAASAKAVVGWHETHRFCARCGAASDMSQAGWQRSCPSCGGQHFPRTDPVVIMLITHGDNVLIGRSPGWPEGMFSLLAGFVEPGETLEAAVRREVMEEAGVPVGAVSYLSSQPWPFPASLMFGCAGEALSRDIVIDPVEIEEAMWVSKSEMMQAFAGEHPRLLPARKGAIAHFLLQNWLADTLD, from the coding sequence ATGAAAAACGCAGAGCAGGTGACTTTCGGCGGCTCGGGCCTGCATCGGGCAGCGCATCTTCGTGGGGATTCAGAGAAGCTGTCCGAGATGGCGCGCGACCCTGCTGCGCGATGCATATTGCTGTGGCGAGGCAAGCTTTTGGTCGTGGGCGCGGCGCTGGATCAGCTTGCCCTGACGCAGATGACCCACCCGCTGGTCAGCGATGGCCCCGGCGGCGTGATCGAAGCACCGGTTTTTCTGGGCCTGAGCGCAGAGGGCGCACCCCTGTTTGCTGCGGATATCTCGGCCTGGGCGGCAGAGGGATTGGATCTGACCGGCCTGGGAGAGTTCGTGGACAGATCCGAACAGCAGCACCCGGATTTGCCTGAAGGGCATGTTTTCGCCGAGCTTCGCCGGATCATGGCGCGATTGTCGCCTCGTGATGCCGAACTGGCCGCATCCGCCAAGGCGGTTGTCGGTTGGCACGAAACACATCGCTTCTGCGCTCGCTGCGGCGCAGCCAGCGATATGTCGCAAGCGGGATGGCAGCGCAGTTGCCCGTCATGCGGCGGGCAACATTTTCCGCGCACGGATCCGGTTGTGATCATGCTGATTACGCATGGGGACAATGTGCTTATAGGGCGGTCTCCGGGTTGGCCCGAGGGCATGTTTTCCTTGCTGGCGGGATTTGTCGAACCCGGCGAAACGCTCGAAGCGGCGGTGCGTCGCGAAGTGATGGAAGAGGCAGGCGTACCTGTTGGTGCGGTGTCTTACCTGTCCAGCCAGCCCTGGCCGTTCCCGGCATCCCTGATGTTCGGATGCGCCGGCGAGGCCCTGTCGCGCGACATCGTTATCGATCCGGTCGAGATCGAAGAGGCGATGTGGGTCAGCAAATCCGAAATGATGCAGGCATTTGCCGGCGAACATCCCCGGTTGTTGCCGGCTCGCAAGGGAGCTATCGCTCATTTTCTGCTTCAGAACTGGCTTGCGGATACGCTGGACTGA
- a CDS encoding SRPBCC family protein produces the protein MQFSAREDIEAPINSVFDMVSDFERFERMAMRRGIDVRRLEADAMVVAGTEWKTEFKLRGKPRQMSVVMTDYDKPSQMRFEAASKGMTGLTTVDFLALSPRRTRLSIEMSLAAKSLPARLLLQSMKLGQSKFRKQFQLRFSEFARELEQRHLHGA, from the coding sequence ATGCAGTTTTCAGCGCGCGAAGATATCGAAGCCCCGATCAATTCGGTGTTCGACATGGTGTCGGATTTCGAAAGGTTCGAACGTATGGCGATGCGTCGTGGTATCGACGTGCGGCGTCTGGAGGCTGATGCAATGGTGGTTGCCGGCACTGAATGGAAAACCGAATTCAAGTTGCGTGGAAAGCCGCGCCAGATGTCGGTGGTGATGACGGATTACGACAAGCCGTCGCAAATGCGGTTCGAGGCGGCCAGCAAAGGGATGACCGGCCTGACGACAGTTGATTTTCTGGCCCTGTCTCCGCGCCGGACACGCCTGAGCATCGAAATGTCCTTGGCCGCAAAGTCCTTGCCCGCGAGGTTGCTGTTGCAGTCCATGAAGCTTGGACAGTCAAAGTTCCGCAAGCAATTCCAGCTGCGGTTCAGCGAGTTTGCGCGTGAACTGGAGCAGCGTCACCTGCACGGGGCGTGA
- a CDS encoding cytochrome c family protein yields the protein MFDTMTVTKAAAGLFGTFLVLLLAKWGADILYSSGGHGSAEAAYIIETESSGESADGEEVVFEDLLAAADVEKGAKVFRKCTACHKLEDGANGTGPYLYGVVDRPVASAKGFTGYSASMQAHGGNWTPEALDAFLERPSAYISGTSMSFAGLKKPQDRADLIAYLQTIGN from the coding sequence ATGTTCGACACGATGACAGTTACGAAGGCCGCCGCAGGCCTGTTCGGCACTTTCCTGGTGCTGCTTCTGGCCAAATGGGGGGCTGACATTCTCTATTCTTCCGGTGGCCATGGCTCGGCTGAGGCCGCCTACATTATCGAAACCGAAAGCTCGGGCGAAAGCGCCGACGGCGAAGAAGTGGTCTTTGAAGATCTGCTGGCCGCCGCTGACGTTGAGAAGGGCGCGAAAGTATTCCGCAAGTGCACCGCGTGCCACAAGCTGGAAGACGGGGCGAATGGAACCGGCCCTTACCTGTATGGCGTAGTTGATCGCCCGGTTGCCTCGGCAAAAGGTTTCACCGGTTACTCAGCCAGCATGCAGGCCCATGGCGGCAACTGGACGCCCGAAGCGCTGGATGCCTTCCTGGAACGCCCAAGCGCCTATATCTCGGGAACATCGATGAGTTTTGCTGGCTTGAAAAAACCTCAGGACCGCGCGGACTTGATTGCTTATCTGCAGACAATTGGCAACTGA
- a CDS encoding prephenate dehydratase produces MTNRIAFQGEPGAYSHEACRNARPEMEALPCRTFEDVIESVRSGAADLAMLPVENTTYGRVADIHRLLPHSGLHIIDEAFVRVHINLLGVPGAKLEDITEAHSHLVLLPQCSGFLKEHGIRGRVSPDNARAAREVAEIGDLHSAALASELAAEIYDLNVLARHIEDNDDNTTRFLVMSREADLSRRGEYEMITSFVFQVRNIPAALYKAMGGFATNGINMTKLESYMVDGSFTATQFYADIVGHPEDRNVQLAMDELEHFTTNVEVLGVYPAAHPRG; encoded by the coding sequence ATGACCAATCGCATTGCTTTTCAGGGCGAACCCGGCGCCTACAGTCACGAGGCCTGCCGCAACGCACGCCCCGAAATGGAGGCCCTGCCCTGCCGCACATTCGAGGATGTGATCGAATCAGTTCGCTCGGGCGCGGCCGATCTGGCGATGCTGCCGGTCGAAAATACGACCTACGGTCGGGTTGCCGATATCCACCGGCTGTTGCCCCATAGCGGGCTTCACATCATCGATGAAGCGTTCGTGCGTGTTCACATCAACCTTCTTGGTGTACCCGGCGCAAAACTGGAAGACATCACCGAAGCGCATTCGCATCTGGTGCTGCTGCCGCAATGTTCAGGATTTCTGAAGGAACACGGTATTCGCGGCCGTGTCAGTCCCGACAATGCCCGCGCCGCGCGCGAAGTGGCCGAAATCGGGGATTTGCATTCCGCCGCTCTGGCCAGCGAGCTTGCGGCTGAAATCTACGACCTGAACGTGCTGGCCCGCCATATCGAGGACAATGACGACAACACGACCCGTTTTCTTGTCATGTCACGAGAGGCGGATCTGTCACGTCGGGGTGAGTATGAAATGATCACCAGCTTCGTGTTTCAGGTCCGCAACATCCCGGCCGCGCTGTACAAGGCCATGGGTGGCTTTGCCACCAACGGGATCAACATGACCAAGCTGGAAAGCTATATGGTCGACGGGTCCTTCACTGCAACGCAGTTTTATGCGGATATCGTTGGACATCCCGAAGACCGCAATGTGCAGCTGGCAATGGACGAACTGGAACACTTCACGACCAATGTCGAGGTTCTTGGCGTCTACCCTGCGGCCCATCCTCGCGGCTGA